The genomic stretch ATGGTGTTGTAGATTTGAGCCACTTCCGAGCCGCCGACCTTTTTAAACGACACCCCGCGCAAACGCAGCTGTCGTTCAATCTCGGGATAATAATCCGTCATAAAAGAGCCGCCCCGGTAATTCAGGAGCCATTCCACATTGATGCCGCGTTCCAGCGTCCAGTAGGCCACCCCGTATGCCTTTAAGTGATCGGTCTGCGTCAAATCCATGGGAATCAGGATCTTTTGCGCCCGAAGTGACCCAATCCCCCCCAAAAATATCACCAGAAAAAATACCGAAATAAGTTTCCACGCTTTCATGGCTGACCTTCTAATTCTCGTACCTTTTTTCTCAATTCGTCCCCCAGAACACTCTGCGGGTAGTGGATCAAAATGGATTCGTAAGTTTGCCGGGCCTTCTCAAAATCTTTCAAATCCTTTTCGTAAATGAGTCCCACCCGATTGAGCGCCTCATCCGAATAAACACTTTTTGAATAGGACGTTACCAGCAGCTGGTAAATCTTAATGGCACCGTACCAATCCTTCGTTTTCTCCTTGATTCGTCCCGCCTCCAATAAGGCCCGGTCCGCCAGCGGCGCCTGGCTGTCCAGACTGACGGCTCGCAGCAGTGAATCCACTGCCGCTTCATAATGATTTCGCCGGCTCAGGTACATCCCACTGGCAAATAGCTGCAGGGCCGCGGCGTGGTCATCTTTGTTTTCCTGAATAAGCAACTGTAAATCCAGTGCGTCGTTCACAAAAGGACTGTCGTATTTTCCATACGTGTTTTGGAGGATTTTTTTAATGGTCTTCAAACTTCCCTCAAAATTCTTTTGGTAGAAATCCAGTTGAGCCAGTTTAAAAAGGGCCTCATTTTGAAGCGATCGGATTTTGCCGGAAGAAAGCGCCGGTCCCCTGAGGGAATTTTGAAGAACGGCCACCGCCTTTTTCAGATTTCCTTCCGCAACGTAGCAATCCACCAGATGAAACGTGGCCGTTATTTGCTGGCGTGTGTTAGGAAAATTCTGAACAATCCGTTGAAAATACCGGATGGCCTGCTCGGGATCGTGCTTCTGATTAAGAAAGATGTCCCCCAGCCGCAGCAATGCCTCCAGCGACCAACTGGATTTGGGATAGCGCTCAATAACTTGCTTGTACAGAACTTGTGCACGGTCGTATTCCCGGGTTTTGTAGGAAATATCCGCAAAATAATAGGTGGCCTGGTCTCTCCGGGGAAAATTTGGAAAATCGCTGAGTAATTTTTGAAAGGCCTTTTCCGAGATGGCAAATTCTTTTTCCCGGTACGTATCCAGCGCAAATTGATACAAGGCCGTTCCGGGAACCCGTCTTTTCCGGCTGCCGGACAGCCCTGATTTTTCAAGAACCAAAATTTCTTTCAGCGCTGAATTGTAATCCCCGAAACTCTGGTAAAAGCCCGCCAAAACCTTTCGAAGCGCGTAATTCTTGGGGTATTTTTTGACCCACTTTTGAATTGCTTTTTCCACGGCAGGAAACGTGGTTTCATCCAGCGGGAACCGTGCTATCTGATTTTGGACAAATGGCAACTGGTAGGGCTGGTCCTTCAGAAACCGGATGTACTCATCCGCCGCTTTCGGATAAATCTGTTGAAAGGTGTAGAGCTGGGCCAATTCCATGGCAAAAAGATCCCGTTTTCCAATGGCCTTTCTCCCCTGCAGGTACACGTCAATGGCTTTGTCAAACAGCCGGTTCTGAAGCATCACGCTGGCCACAATGCGGTACACGCCGGGATTGCGCGGATACTTTTGCAAGATCCCGTTCCACACCCGGTATGCGTGGATCTCATCGCCCATTCGAAAATAGACGTCACCCAATTGCGTTTGCAGCTGGATGTCCCGCGGATTTTGCCGAAGGCGCGTTTGAATGAGATTAATGAGTTCCGGGTACTTTTTTATCCGGAGCAGGTTTCGGCGGAGTCCCTCAAAATAGGTGTAATTCTGGGGGTAATTCTCGTAAAGCGTCTTGTAGAGATTGGCAGCCTGTTGATACTGCCCCAGCTGCTCGAACTGGCGCGCCAGCCGGAATTGGCTGTCGGCCACACCCGATTGTTGAGCTGACGACGGATTCGAAAAAACGACGGTCCAAGCAGCCAGTAGAAGGAAAAAAGCTGCCTGACGGGTTATTGGGGGAATCACCAATGGCATCTTGAAAACAGGTTGTCCTTTTTTCCGATTAATTTTTTGCATGGGTTTCTTCATAAAGCGCTTCATAATAAGATTGAATGAGATTTAGAAAGTCCTCTGAATAGCCCGCTTTTTTGGCCCGCAAAATGTCCTCCTGTAAGCGATCCCTCTTTTGAAGCAGACCGCGGGGCAGCACGCCCGGACTTTTTGCAATAAAGCTTTTGCCCGCCTCCGATTTTCGCCGCTTACTGAAATCCCTCTGACGAACAGAGCGCTGGGCATCCAACAAACGCGACAGAATCTTCTGCTGGCGGCGAATTGTCTCCCGATCCAGTTGACTCAATTCCATGCGTTTGGCAATGTCACCCATTTCTTTGGCCATTTCCTGCATATTTCCGAGAACATTGGAATGCTCGCCGTATTTTTCCTGCAAGTCGCGCATCATTTTCTCCAACTGCCTCTGCTGGGCCGCCAGCCGACGCAGCCGTCCCTGCTCTCCCTCCGTCAATCTCCCCTGCTTGGACAATTGAAGGCTGAGCTGCAGGGTTTGTTGATTAATGCCCTGCTGCTGCCCGGCCATTTTTTGCAGCTGCTTTAGGTATTCCTCCATCCCCACCGAGGATGCGGCCGACGCCAGGCTCTGCATGGATTGTTGAATGTTTAGCACCGCTTCGTTGAGCGCCCCCATCGCCTGTTTCTGATGTCCCGATGCCCCGCGCCCGTTTCGCTCTTCCATTTGCGAAAGCGACGTTTTCATGTTTCCCATCGCCTTTCCAATGGCCTTTCCGATCTCAGGGGTGACAAAAAAGGTTTTTTGAGACAATTGGTACAATTCTTTGGTAAGCTGGTTTAAGTTGTTTAAGAGACTGAGCTGCTTTTCTGCCATCTGATTAAATTTCGGGCTCACGGACGACAACCCTTTCGTCTGGTTTTGCAGGGCTTCCTGCTCCTTCGACAGCCGCAGTAATTCCGTGGACGAGCGCGCCAGTTGCTTCATCACTTCTTGTTTTTGTTTGTTTACGATTTGCTTTTTCATCTGGCTTAACATCTGGCTTAAGTCTTGAAGACTCTGCTCGCTCATTTTACCCGATTTCTGCGCGTTCTGCGGATTGTTTTCCTGAAGCGCCTGGGTCATCTGCTGCATCTGCTCGGCAGATTCTCCCGCCTTTTCAATGGGCGCATTCATTTTTTCCGCTTTCATGTCCGGAAATTCGGTCATCTCTTTCTGAAGCGCTTTTAACTCCTCTTTGAATCTCTGCGTGTCCTCCTGAATTTTCTTTTCCAGTTTCCGGAGAGTTTGCCTGTCCTTTGCCGCTGCTTTCTCCAATGACCGATTGACGGTTTTTTGCCGTTCCTTCAGATTTTCAGCCATTTTTTTGGCCTGATCCAATCGCTGCTCAATTTGCAGACGTTTCAGTAAATTGAGGGTCCGTTCCAGGGATTGCTGAAAATCGTTTTCCGTTAATTTAAATTTATTCGCCGTCCGTTCCAATTTTCTGGAATCCATCTTTTCGAGGGCCTTCTTTAAATCCTCCAGAATTTTCTTCATTTCCGGCGTCAGGACCTCATTAAACAATTTCTGAATTTCCATGTATTTCCGGATGGTCTCTTCGCTGAGCATATTATTTTGCCGGAGCCGATCCATCACCTGATCCAGCTGATCCTTGACCTTTTCCGACTTCTGGGTCAAACGCTGCTGTTTTTCCGCCAGCTCCTGCAATTCCTGTTTCTTCGTCCAGTTCATTTCAGGGTTGCGCTTCATCTCATCGGCAACCTTGTTTACTTCCCGCTTCAATTCCTTGCTCTCACGGACCAGCTCCTCCAGCTCCTGAATGGTTTCGTCCTGGGCGGAAGTGGTTTCGTGGTAGATTTCTGCCATGGAAGGAAAACGGGCCATATAAGTTCTGGAAACGGCCGATTTAAAACCCGAAACGGCATCGTTGTCAAAAATCTTTACAAAATATTCAGCGTAATCCCCCGGAAGCATTTGCAAGGAGCTCAACTGCCAGGTATAATCGAAATCCAGTTTTGAACCGCCGTTCCGGGGTACCTGCAGCTCTAAGGCGTGAAAATTGGTATCCGGTTCCGTGACCACCACAGCATGGTGCACACGATAGTTGAGCTCGGCGCGGGAAAAGCCAAAGTCATCCTCCGCGTGAATCTGCAGCGGCAGAATCATGTCCTCATTCACATCCACGTCCTGACCCGGCCGGGTGATTTCCACAACCGGCGGCTGATCGGGAACGGCAACAATTCTGTAGTGAATCGGATCGGCATTCCGGTGTCCGTTTTCATCTTCCAGACGAATAAAATAGGAATTGTCCCGGCGAACGCTGAATTCTCCCCGGGCCCCGCGATTTTGGAGGCGCAGGCGAAGCGGTTTTCCCTGCTTAAAAACGACCGCCGCTTTGGCAATCGGCTTGTTGGCCCTTATGCGAAGCCGCACGCGCGTTCCCTTCAATGCCGTAATATCCCCCTGATTTTCCTCCAGCAGCCGGGACCCCATCCCCGTGTACGCCGGGAAAATCAGTTCTGCCTGCAAACTGCGCACCATCGGGCGTTTTTCAACCGTCACGGCGAAACGCTGTGTTTTTTGTTTTCCGGCCTGCACAAAATAGGTCAGATTCTCCTTCAGATTCGGCAGCTCAAAGGAGTAAATTCCTGTCGAATCCGGCAGAACCCCTTTTTTCTGGGAAACCTTGCGCGACTGCTCCCTCCAGAAAATCTGAATCGGGCGGCGAAAAGCACCTTTGATCTTCACGGTTCCCCGCAACGTATCACCGCTCAAACAGGTCCAGTCGCCCGGTGAGACTGAAATGGCCTGAATTTCTTTTTCCCGAAAGGATTGGGTGGGATGCAAATAGTGGGTAACACTCTCCCCCAGGGTTCGATTAAAAACAACGAAAAATACGGCAAAAATGAACAGGCTTAATGAAAAGGTCTCCAGCGCACGGATGGCCGGTTTCAGGGAAATAAGCGATAAAATCTGTCGGCCGCTTATTTTTTTAAAAACCGTCTTCAGAAAAACGTCCGCCAATTCCTTCGAATAGTTTTCCACATTTGTGCGAATATCCCGAATAATCTGCAGGGCGTCAATCAGTTCGTCGCGAATATCCGGAAAGGCGCCGCCGACCTCCGCGGCCAGCGCTTCATCCGAAAAGGCCTCCCGTGAGCCGATGAATACGCCTCCGGGGAAAATGACGGTTTTTACCCAACAGACAAGGGAGCCTGCACCCCAAATACCCAGCAGGGTCTGCCGAAGAAACGGAGGAAGCCTGAAAAGAGCCTCTGCCGCCAGAAGAAGAAACAGAAAAAGGACCTGGCATGCCAAAAACTGAAAGAGGCCTTTGGAAATAAGAACCCATCGCTTTTTCCGGCGATAGGCGTGGAGCTTCTGTAAAATGCTCTCGTATGTTTGGGGATGTTTTGGACTGTTGGTCATCGGATTCTTTTTAATTAAACAATGCCCAGATAACAATATTAACGCCCATTTTCAGGGCCTGGATTCGCACGGGTTCAGGGTCGTGGTGAACATTCGGATCCGCCCACCCATCCGATATATTTGTATTAAACGTATAATAAACCACCATGCGCCCGTTGTAGAAAATCCCGTAGCCGTGCGGCGGCCCCGGGTAGTGTTCGTGCGTTTTAGGCAGTCCCTTTGGAAAATCAAAGTGAATGTGGTAAATATCGTGTGTAAAGGGCAGCTCAACCAGCTTTTTTTCAGGAAACACCTTTTTGATTTCGCGGCGAAAATATTTGTCCATTCCGTAATCGTCGTCCGCGTAGAGGAATCCTCCGTGAATCAAATAGTTGCGCAAATTTTTGGCTTCCGTTTCTGAAAAGACGATATTTCCGTGTCCGGTCAGGTACAAAATGGGGTACGAAAAGAGTTTTTCGTCCGTAAGTTTGACGCGCGCCTCCGTGGTTGCTACCCGCATGCCGGTTGCACGGGCCAAATATTTCAGAAGATTCGGAATAACGGACGGATCGTTGTACCAATCCCCGCCACCCTGGTACCACACCCTGGCAATGGTAAAGGGTTTGGACGGTTCAGCGGCCCGGGATGGTGAGCCCCATCCCAACCAAAGAAGCATTCCACATAAGATTATCTTCCCCGTCCCATAAACTGTTTTCATTTAAAACACCTGAATCCCAATGGCGACAACCATTCCGATGGCCGCCACAAGTTTTAAAAGCTTCCCGCTTACTGCTCCCAGAAACGCCCCCCAGCCCACTTTTAAGGCACGGGCCGCGTCTTTCTCGTGCAGTAATTCCAATAAAAACGCACCGCCAAAGGCCCCGGCAAAGGCACCCAGGAGGGTTCCCAAAGGCGGCACCAGCGGCGTAAACCAAATGGCACCGAAAAATCCTCCCAGAATGGCGCCCCACATTCCCCACGCGGACGATCCAAATCGCTTGGCTGCCCAGGCCCCCAGAATAAATTCAACCCCTTCCACCAAAAGAGAAATCACCAGAAGAGCCAGCAAAAAACCCGGAGAGATTTTTTCAAAATGAGTGAACAATCCCAGAACAAAGGCATCGGCCACAATGATGAACGTTCCCGCAATCCCAAAGGGAATCACGGCAATGCCAGCCAGTAAGACCATCCAAAAAATAATCATTCCCAGAACTGAAAGCATCACAGTCCCCGGCTCTTTGTCGTCTTTACGGCTGACACATCCCGAATACGCCCGTCTTTTTCGGAGCGAATCACCTTTTGTTTTTCGATGGCCTGAATAAATACATTCCGATCCAGCTCCGGCAAATAGGTCAGTTTACGCTTGTTCAGGGCAATTCCAAAATCGCGGTAAAAGTGATCGGCCAGAAAATTGTTGGTACAAACCGTGTAGGTTCGGGACAATACCAGGGGTTTGCCATCTACCGTCACCGTTAATACCCGCTGACCGGCGGGCTTACGGGAGTCGTACGTAAACCGAACGCCGGACACCTGTAAAAACTCGCCCCGCCCATTGACATTCTTTTCCAGGATGGTCTTTAATTCCCTGCCCGTCACCGAAAAGGTAACAAAATAATTGGAAAAC from Calditrichota bacterium encodes the following:
- a CDS encoding tetratricopeptide repeat protein, which codes for MPLVIPPITRQAAFFLLLAAWTVVFSNPSSAQQSGVADSQFRLARQFEQLGQYQQAANLYKTLYENYPQNYTYFEGLRRNLLRIKKYPELINLIQTRLRQNPRDIQLQTQLGDVYFRMGDEIHAYRVWNGILQKYPRNPGVYRIVASVMLQNRLFDKAIDVYLQGRKAIGKRDLFAMELAQLYTFQQIYPKAADEYIRFLKDQPYQLPFVQNQIARFPLDETTFPAVEKAIQKWVKKYPKNYALRKVLAGFYQSFGDYNSALKEILVLEKSGLSGSRKRRVPGTALYQFALDTYREKEFAISEKAFQKLLSDFPNFPRRDQATYYFADISYKTREYDRAQVLYKQVIERYPKSSWSLEALLRLGDIFLNQKHDPEQAIRYFQRIVQNFPNTRQQITATFHLVDCYVAEGNLKKAVAVLQNSLRGPALSSGKIRSLQNEALFKLAQLDFYQKNFEGSLKTIKKILQNTYGKYDSPFVNDALDLQLLIQENKDDHAAALQLFASGMYLSRRNHYEAAVDSLLRAVSLDSQAPLADRALLEAGRIKEKTKDWYGAIKIYQLLVTSYSKSVYSDEALNRVGLIYEKDLKDFEKARQTYESILIHYPQSVLGDELRKKVRELEGQP
- a CDS encoding DUF456 domain-containing protein produces the protein MLSVLGMIIFWMVLLAGIAVIPFGIAGTFIIVADAFVLGLFTHFEKISPGFLLALLVISLLVEGVEFILGAWAAKRFGSSAWGMWGAILGGFFGAIWFTPLVPPLGTLLGAFAGAFGGAFLLELLHEKDAARALKVGWGAFLGAVSGKLLKLVAAIGMVVAIGIQVF
- a CDS encoding DUF4159 domain-containing protein, with amino-acid sequence MLLWLGWGSPSRAAEPSKPFTIARVWYQGGGDWYNDPSVIPNLLKYLARATGMRVATTEARVKLTDEKLFSYPILYLTGHGNIVFSETEAKNLRNYLIHGGFLYADDDYGMDKYFRREIKKVFPEKKLVELPFTHDIYHIHFDFPKGLPKTHEHYPGPPHGYGIFYNGRMVVYYTFNTNISDGWADPNVHHDPEPVRIQALKMGVNIVIWALFN